Part of the bacterium genome is shown below.
ACCTGATGGGCGTGCAGATACTGCGCACGCAACTGGGTGCCCCGGATGCCAGCGGCCGCCGCGCGCCAGTGGTGATACCCGGCTCGGAGTTCCTGCTGGAGGTGGACCTGGTGGTGGAAGCCATCGGCCAGCTCCCCCCGGCGAAGCTGGATCAGCTCCTCCCCGGCGTGGAACTAAACAAATGGGGCTACATCATCACCGGAGAAGGCACCACGCGCACCAGCCTCCCCAACGTCTACGCCGGCGGCGACATCGTCAACGGTGGCAGCACCGCCGTAGCGGCGATAACCGCCGGAATGTTGGCGGCGGAGGAGATGGGGGGATAAAGGACAATTGAACGGGAATACCAGCCCTAACGTATTGGCCAACCACTGTTGGCATCGATAATGTCATCAATTTCCTGCATGATTCGCTTTGTTTCGGCGAGAGCGGCGATGATGTGCTGGTAATTGATGACATCGTCAAAGGTTAATTCTCTCCCTTTGCGGTCTTTCAGCCATTTATCGCACACTTGATAGCCACCGATGTAGAACTCCCACACCTCCGCTGGAACTCCATCGATGTACTGTGTCTTATTTATCCACACTCGTCCCAGTTCTTCATTATGCGGGCAGGTGAAAGATACCTTTCCCACAACATTACTACCTGCTATCCGAAAGC
Proteins encoded:
- a CDS encoding FAD-dependent oxidoreductase, with the protein product LMGVQILRTQLGAPDASGRRAPVVIPGSEFLLEVDLVVEAIGQLPPAKLDQLLPGVELNKWGYIITGEGTTRTSLPNVYAGGDIVNGGSTAVAAITAGMLAAEEMGG